In a genomic window of Coregonus clupeaformis isolate EN_2021a unplaced genomic scaffold, ASM2061545v1 scaf0780, whole genome shotgun sequence:
- the gpx8 gene encoding probable glutathione peroxidase 8: protein MEALGCYPTKPSNPRARMVRVLLSMTVCMGCLLMLHSFLKISKSRKPQDFYSFEVKDAKGRSVSLEKYRGKASLVVNVASHSEHTEKNYRSLQELHRELGTSHFNVLAFPCGQFGDTEMGASRDIEAYAKNTYGVTFTIFSKVKIMGSEAEPAFKFITDSVKKVPKWNFWKFLVNPEGQVVRYWKAEEPAESVRKEAMTMVRQIILKKRTEL from the exons ATGGAGGCTTTGGGGTGCTACCCGACCAAGCCATCAAACCCGAGAGCCCGAATGGTCAGGGTTCTACTGAGTATGACGGTGTGCATGGGATGTTTATTAATGCTACATAGTTTTCTCAAAATCTCCAAGTCCAGGAAGCCGCAAGATTTCTATTCTTTTGAGGTGAAGGACGCCAAAGGGAGAAGCGTTTCTTTGGAGAAATACCGAGGCAAA GCGTCTCTGGTTGTCAACGTGGCGAGCCACAGCGAACACACTGAGAAGAACTATCGCTCTCTGCAGGAGCTGCACCGGGAATTGGGTACTTCCCATTTCAACGTCCTGGCTTTCCCCTGCGGCCAGTTCGGGGACACGGAGATGGGGGCCAGCCGGGACATCGAGGCCTACGCCAAGAACACCTACGGCGTCACCTTCACCATCTTCAGTAAGGTCAAAATCATGGGGTCGGAGGCAGAGCCAGCCTTCAAATTCATAACAG ATTCTGTGAAGAAGGTTCCGAAGTGGAACTTCTGGAAGTTCCTGGTGAACCCTGAAGGCCAGGTGGTGAGATACTGGAAGGCAGAGGAGCCCGCCGAGAGCGTGCGTAAGGAGGCCATGACCATGGTACGTCAGATTATTCTCAAGAAAAGGACAGAGCTCTGA